One part of the Candidatus Flexicrinis affinis genome encodes these proteins:
- a CDS encoding WD40 repeat domain-containing protein, translating to MRLREMTMRWRIAILGLLLTTGLALAQGDSPPITPQTAGSVQPLAMLGNGEANDLALSPNGKLLAVATSVGVLYTETRAPEATQRLEGAPFYAMRIAMSPDGAQIAAGATDFALRIWDLPSGKLVAERYDHGGTVNALSYSLDGQWLATAGGEAGVIVWSVESLEPVRTIRASGEAIRALAYSPDGRLIATAGNLPAITVWDAETGEVVREFRPAQGAVDTLAFLPNGLLVSGGEFGAVQVWNVETGEQAGGYQNDDRPIWDMAVRDDGLLVTVGGDELLRVHVPLSGELQSEIVNMPRHPLRAVAVSGTLYATASAQDVSLWDSSAGTRVGRIRMPDKTEAAVFSPDGATLAVGCTDGVIEFWDVAARTLRSTVDLERGSVMFVLYRSEDEVVAAAEDGTLVVVNPLTGDRRDIPAHEARVSGLGSLDGDRDIVVSTAIDGTLRFTDVAGGMSVERERRDTIAFTAMAITGAPGVVALGTNDGYVTVARIAERRLRPDPDRFLLGGEAVALALAISPDGRALAIGSNDSALRVFSVANLQSPPRVLTSFFGPITGIAFSPDGGLMAVTSQDNLVRLIPADGSVVLFEGTAHVAPTLRPTFSPDARLLATTGEDGVTWLWGAP from the coding sequence ATGAGACTTCGGGAGATGACGATGCGCTGGCGGATCGCAATACTCGGGCTGCTGCTCACGACCGGGCTGGCATTGGCGCAAGGCGACTCGCCGCCGATCACGCCGCAGACGGCGGGCAGCGTTCAGCCGCTGGCGATGCTCGGCAACGGCGAGGCCAACGACCTCGCGCTCAGTCCGAATGGCAAACTGCTGGCGGTCGCCACATCGGTCGGCGTGCTGTACACCGAGACGCGCGCGCCCGAAGCGACGCAGCGCCTTGAAGGCGCGCCGTTCTACGCCATGCGAATCGCCATGAGTCCGGACGGCGCGCAGATCGCCGCAGGCGCGACCGACTTCGCGCTGCGCATCTGGGACTTGCCCTCCGGCAAGCTGGTCGCAGAGCGATACGATCACGGCGGAACGGTCAACGCGCTGTCCTACAGCCTTGACGGGCAGTGGCTGGCGACCGCCGGCGGCGAAGCCGGGGTCATCGTGTGGAGCGTCGAGTCGCTTGAGCCGGTGCGCACGATTCGCGCCAGCGGCGAAGCCATCCGCGCGTTGGCTTACAGCCCCGATGGACGACTCATCGCCACCGCCGGCAACCTGCCTGCGATCACCGTGTGGGACGCCGAGACGGGCGAGGTCGTGCGCGAATTCCGGCCTGCGCAAGGTGCGGTCGACACGCTCGCGTTCCTGCCCAACGGTCTGCTGGTCAGCGGCGGCGAGTTCGGCGCGGTGCAAGTGTGGAACGTCGAGACAGGCGAACAGGCGGGCGGCTATCAGAACGACGATCGGCCGATCTGGGACATGGCCGTGCGCGACGACGGCCTGCTGGTGACCGTCGGCGGCGATGAGCTCCTTCGCGTGCACGTCCCGTTAAGCGGCGAACTACAGAGCGAGATCGTTAACATGCCGCGTCATCCGCTGCGCGCCGTCGCTGTGTCCGGTACGCTGTACGCCACCGCCAGCGCGCAAGACGTCAGCTTATGGGACAGCTCGGCCGGTACACGCGTCGGGCGGATTCGCATGCCCGACAAGACCGAGGCCGCGGTCTTCAGCCCGGACGGCGCGACCCTCGCGGTCGGCTGCACCGACGGCGTGATCGAGTTCTGGGATGTCGCCGCGCGCACATTGCGCTCGACGGTCGATCTGGAGCGCGGCAGTGTCATGTTCGTGTTGTACCGGAGTGAGGACGAGGTCGTCGCCGCGGCTGAGGACGGAACGCTGGTGGTGGTCAACCCGCTTACCGGCGATCGGCGTGACATTCCCGCCCACGAGGCACGTGTCTCCGGTCTAGGCAGCCTAGACGGCGATCGCGACATTGTCGTTTCGACGGCCATCGACGGCACGCTGCGCTTTACCGACGTCGCCGGGGGCATGAGCGTCGAGCGCGAACGCCGCGACACAATCGCCTTTACGGCAATGGCAATAACCGGCGCGCCGGGCGTCGTGGCACTGGGGACAAACGACGGGTATGTGACCGTGGCGCGTATCGCCGAACGCCGCCTGCGCCCTGATCCAGACCGCTTCCTGCTGGGCGGTGAGGCGGTGGCGCTGGCATTGGCCATTTCACCGGACGGGCGCGCTTTGGCCATCGGATCGAACGACAGCGCCCTGCGCGTATTCAGCGTAGCGAACCTGCAAAGCCCGCCGCGCGTGCTTACGTCGTTCTTCGGGCCGATCACCGGGATCGCATTCTCGCCGGACGGCGGGCTGATGGCTGTGACCAGTCAGGACAACCTCGTGCGCTTGATCCCAGCGGACGGCAGCGTTGTGTTGTTTGAGGGCACGGCACATGTCGCTCCGACGCTGCGGCCGACCTTCAGCCCGGATGCCCGTCTGCTGGCGACCACCGGCGAGGATGGGGTCACGTGGTTGTGGGGAGCGCCGTAG
- a CDS encoding nuclear transport factor 2 family protein, with product MLVDKSGCVKLNGYRMDSLALEHFSHWMESYGRASEQNDPSASADLFTRDARYFESPFDDPIVGREAIYTYWLRGARSLKDKETAFEILAVTGMLGIARWTAKFTIIESNKRIALDCLFAVEFSENGLCQTFREWWHAAPASV from the coding sequence TTGCTGGTCGACAAATCCGGATGTGTGAAGCTGAACGGGTATCGCATGGACTCACTGGCGCTCGAACACTTCAGCCACTGGATGGAATCGTACGGCAGAGCCAGCGAGCAAAACGATCCGTCTGCCTCGGCAGATCTCTTTACTCGGGATGCCCGTTATTTCGAGAGTCCGTTCGATGACCCGATTGTAGGGCGAGAGGCCATCTATACGTATTGGCTTCGGGGTGCGCGGTCTTTGAAGGACAAAGAGACGGCGTTCGAGATTCTGGCGGTCACAGGCATGCTGGGGATTGCGCGCTGGACGGCGAAGTTCACCATCATCGAATCGAACAAACGCATCGCGCTGGACTGTCTGTTCGCTGTCGAATTCAGCGAGAACGGGCTGTGCCAGACGTTTCGTGAATGGTGGCATGCTGCGCCGGCTTCTGTCTAG
- a CDS encoding DUF2249 domain-containing protein, giving the protein MKVVDVREIIPRERHPLIFQTLDSLAPDEQLELVNDHDPKPLYYQLMHERTGQFTWAYLEEGPMVWRVAIGRQTTPENG; this is encoded by the coding sequence ATGAAAGTTGTTGATGTACGCGAAATCATCCCGCGTGAACGTCACCCGCTTATCTTCCAGACACTCGACTCGTTGGCACCTGACGAGCAACTCGAACTGGTTAACGACCACGATCCCAAGCCGCTGTACTACCAGCTCATGCACGAGCGCACCGGCCAGTTTACGTGGGCGTACCTCGAAGAAGGGCCGATGGTTTGGCGCGTCGCCATTGGGCGGCAAACGACGCCAGAGAACGGCTGA
- a CDS encoding xanthine phosphoribosyltransferase, with amino-acid sequence MQALKDRIAAEGQNLGSGILKIDSILNHQIDPKLMFAMGEALAAMFHGVTIHRILTAEISGICPALTAGYALDVPVVYARKLKPITMAGPVYLETAPSHTKGAQVNLLVAAEFLHADENVLIIDDFLASGKTLAALARMVRSAHANLVGAGVVVEKSFESGRAYMQQQGFDIPIYSLITITSMDDGKIVMA; translated from the coding sequence ATGCAGGCGCTTAAAGACCGAATCGCCGCGGAGGGCCAGAATCTCGGCAGCGGCATCCTCAAAATCGACAGCATCCTCAACCACCAGATCGATCCCAAGCTGATGTTCGCGATGGGCGAGGCGCTGGCCGCGATGTTCCACGGCGTGACCATCCACCGCATCCTGACCGCCGAGATCAGCGGCATTTGCCCGGCATTGACGGCCGGCTATGCGCTGGACGTGCCGGTCGTGTACGCGCGCAAGCTCAAGCCGATCACAATGGCCGGCCCGGTCTACCTTGAAACGGCCCCCAGCCACACCAAAGGCGCGCAGGTCAACCTGCTGGTCGCCGCCGAGTTCCTGCACGCAGACGAGAACGTGCTGATCATCGACGACTTCCTCGCCAGCGGGAAGACCCTCGCGGCGCTGGCGCGCATGGTACGCAGCGCGCACGCCAATCTGGTCGGTGCGGGTGTAGTGGTCGAGAAATCGTTCGAGTCCGGCCGCGCGTACATGCAGCAGCAGGGGTTCGACATTCCGATCTATTCGCTCATCACGATCACCAGCATGGACGACGGCAAGATCGTCATGGCCTAG
- a CDS encoding EthD family reductase, with product MMKLIILFRQPTDLARFEDTYNNLLALIERMPDVTRRQVNSVVGSPTGPSPFYRLLEVYFEDQARMNESLRSPRGQEAGRELTSLPAGSFDVMFADVYEEAGGATPTGETSGHAGA from the coding sequence ATGATGAAACTGATCATCCTGTTCCGTCAGCCGACCGACCTCGCGCGATTCGAAGACACCTACAACAACCTGCTGGCCCTGATCGAGCGTATGCCCGACGTGACACGCCGTCAGGTCAACTCCGTCGTCGGCAGCCCCACCGGGCCGTCGCCGTTCTACCGGCTGTTGGAGGTGTATTTCGAGGATCAGGCCCGCATGAACGAGTCGCTGCGTTCGCCGCGCGGGCAAGAGGCCGGACGCGAGCTGACGTCGCTGCCTGCTGGCAGCTTTGACGTGATGTTCGCGGACGTTTACGAGGAAGCAGGGGGCGCGACCCCCACAGGAGAGACATCCGGACATGCAGGCGCTTAA
- a CDS encoding SIMPL domain-containing protein (The SIMPL domain is named for its presence in mouse protein SIMPL (signalling molecule that associates with mouse pelle-like kinase). Bacterial member BP26, from Brucella, was shown to assemble into a channel-like structure, while YggE from E. coli has been associated with resistance to oxidative stress.): MQRHIKSIALFGLLIALVSAFVAPVAAQDMPANTITVFGSAEAAGTPDQATLELGVDTFTTSVSEAFDASNETVRTIVAEIVALGVAEEDIQTANLSVYSTTRYTPETGDQQGYQVSNTVRVLVRNVDLVDDIINTGIENGATSLYGLYFSVSDPAPLETIAREGAVAQARARAEALASLLGVQLGEVVSVREDFGGSVPVFYAGMERAQGGGGGAYVAPGQTSVTVNVTLTFELVR, translated from the coding sequence ATGCAGCGTCACATCAAGTCGATTGCGTTGTTCGGGTTGCTGATCGCGCTGGTCAGTGCATTTGTCGCGCCGGTCGCGGCGCAGGATATGCCCGCCAACACGATCACGGTCTTCGGTTCGGCCGAGGCCGCCGGCACGCCCGATCAGGCCACGCTGGAACTCGGCGTGGACACCTTTACCACCTCGGTCAGCGAAGCCTTCGACGCCTCGAACGAGACCGTCCGCACCATCGTTGCGGAGATCGTCGCACTCGGCGTCGCCGAAGAGGACATCCAGACCGCCAACCTAAGCGTCTACTCTACGACCCGCTATACACCCGAAACCGGCGATCAGCAGGGCTATCAGGTGAGCAACACCGTGCGCGTGCTGGTCCGCAACGTCGATCTGGTCGACGACATCATCAACACCGGCATCGAAAACGGCGCGACCAGCCTGTACGGCCTGTACTTCAGCGTCAGCGATCCGGCCCCGCTCGAGACGATCGCCCGTGAAGGTGCCGTCGCTCAGGCCCGCGCCCGCGCCGAAGCACTCGCCAGCTTGCTCGGCGTGCAGCTCGGCGAGGTCGTCTCGGTCCGTGAGGATTTCGGCGGCAGCGTGCCCGTGTTCTACGCGGGCATGGAGCGCGCGCAGGGCGGCGGCGGTGGCGCCTACGTCGCTCCCGGTCAAACCAGCGTCACCGTCAACGTCACTCTGACCTTTGAACTCGTGCGGTAA
- a CDS encoding SDR family oxidoreductase has product MIDLNGKHIVIVGGGATLAEELATYFDAYGAHVHPLHVPAADPEAIRAAVAGLDPFDALIVAPEAVRPAPFLETSDADWDEAIGLNYERAVWIMQAAAKSMIAHRRAGRIVLLSSVAADLPLAELSALGTSLAALRATAQMAAVDLGPHGITVNLIELGWTELDAAALSNDPADHAHLVAGTPTGRLIEADEIAGACAFLLSSAARSITGARLTLDGGYTLTRAAGRTPLPPAVSQL; this is encoded by the coding sequence ATGATCGACTTGAACGGCAAACACATCGTCATTGTCGGAGGTGGCGCGACCCTCGCCGAGGAACTGGCCACCTACTTCGACGCGTACGGCGCGCATGTGCATCCGCTGCACGTACCGGCCGCCGACCCCGAGGCGATCCGCGCGGCGGTTGCCGGTCTCGACCCGTTCGATGCGCTGATCGTCGCGCCCGAGGCCGTTCGCCCCGCGCCGTTTCTCGAAACCAGCGACGCAGACTGGGACGAAGCGATTGGGCTGAACTACGAGCGCGCCGTGTGGATCATGCAGGCCGCCGCCAAGTCCATGATTGCGCACCGGCGGGCCGGGCGAATCGTGCTGCTGTCATCAGTCGCCGCCGACCTACCGCTCGCCGAGCTGTCGGCGCTGGGCACGTCGTTGGCTGCGCTGCGCGCCACCGCGCAGATGGCCGCCGTCGATCTGGGGCCGCACGGAATCACCGTGAACCTGATTGAGTTGGGCTGGACCGAATTGGACGCGGCGGCTCTGTCGAACGATCCGGCCGACCATGCACATCTGGTCGCTGGTACGCCGACCGGCCGCCTCATCGAAGCGGACGAGATCGCCGGGGCGTGCGCGTTCCTGCTGTCGAGCGCTGCGCGCAGCATCACCGGCGCGCGGCTGACGTTGGACGGCGGCTACACGCTCACCCGCGCCGCCGGCCGGACCCCACTGCCGCCGGCGGTCTCGCAGCTGTGA
- a CDS encoding SDR family oxidoreductase — MSTEKRLTGKVALVTGAGDPRSIGRGIARALADEGADVIVNDIRSEWLPSAVEDIQARGVRAAAYAADVSKPEQVAALFADAVATMGRLDIVASNAGIIRWEHFLDITPENLRSIVDVNLKGNVYVCRAAARQMIGQGDGGRIIVTSSVQASMHFPITPVYGATKRAMFPFVGTLALELAPYNITVNHIGPGWVQSALNDPQPELQTEEGIEATRQSVPLKRAGLIEEMGRAAVYYASSDGDYVTGTYLRLDGGLGISKYTL; from the coding sequence ATGTCCACTGAGAAACGCCTGACCGGCAAGGTCGCGCTGGTGACCGGCGCGGGCGATCCGCGCAGTATCGGCCGCGGTATCGCGCGGGCGCTGGCCGACGAGGGTGCCGACGTGATCGTGAACGACATCCGCTCCGAGTGGCTGCCGAGCGCCGTGGAGGACATTCAGGCGCGCGGCGTGCGCGCGGCCGCCTACGCCGCCGACGTCTCGAAGCCGGAGCAAGTCGCCGCGCTGTTCGCTGACGCCGTGGCCACAATGGGCCGCCTCGACATCGTCGCCAGCAACGCCGGGATCATCCGCTGGGAGCACTTCCTCGACATCACGCCGGAAAACCTGCGCTCGATCGTCGACGTCAACCTCAAGGGCAACGTGTACGTGTGCCGGGCCGCCGCCCGGCAGATGATCGGGCAAGGGGACGGCGGGCGCATCATCGTCACGTCGTCGGTGCAGGCGTCGATGCACTTCCCGATCACGCCGGTCTACGGCGCGACCAAACGCGCGATGTTCCCGTTTGTGGGAACGCTTGCGCTCGAACTGGCGCCGTACAACATCACCGTCAATCACATTGGGCCGGGCTGGGTGCAGTCGGCACTGAACGATCCACAGCCGGAACTGCAGACCGAGGAGGGCATCGAAGCCACCCGCCAGTCGGTCCCGCTGAAGCGCGCCGGACTGATCGAGGAGATGGGCCGCGCGGCCGTCTACTATGCCAGTTCCGACGGCGATTACGTGACCGGCACCTATCTGCGGCTGGACGGCGGGTTGGGCATCAGCAAGTACACGTTGTAG